Below is a window of Haloterrigena alkaliphila DNA.
TGGCGCCGCGTCAGTCGGCCGTCAGATCGATCCCGAGCACGAAGTCCGGCTCGTCGGAGACGCCGACCCCAGCGGCCGGCGCGTCGGTGACGTAGCGCGCTGTTTCGGGAATCAGAACCCGCGTCTCGTCGGCGCCGCGGTCGGCGGCGTCGCGGGCGATCGCGGCGAACAGCGCGCGGGCGGCGTCGACGTCATCCCACGCGCCCACGCCGTACTCGGCCCACGTCTCGGTCCGCGTTTCCGGCTCTGCGTTCGCGCCGCCGCTATCGCTCGAGTCCTCGTCCTCGACGTCGACCTCCTGGTCGTACGTCCGCGACCGGTAGGCGGCTCCCGCGAGGCCGTCCGATCCCTCGACGGCGAAGACGGCCGTCTCGTCGGCGAGTCGCTCGAGGTCCCCTCGCCTCAGTTCTCGGACGGCCCACGACTCCTCCGGTGACAGGGCCAGCCCGTTCAGGTGCTCGCGCGCGTCGCTGTGGGTCCAGTAGCGCCACGCCGCGGTAGGGTCGCTCGAGACCCGATACGAGCCGTCGGCCTCGGACTCGAGGTCGGCGGCGTCGGGATCGGGATGCGCGAACCGGAACTCGGTGAGCGGTTCGTAACCGCTCGCTCGCGCGGCGCCGAAGGAGGCCGTGTTCCACGAGAAGATCATCACGCGACCGACGGCCGCGCCCCGCTCGCGGGCCCACTCGAACAGCGCCTCGTTGAGCCGGCGGCTGACGCCCTTTCGACGGTGTTCGGCCGCGACCCGCATGCTCTGGAACCAGGCCTCGTCGTCGGAGAGCAGCACGCCCTGGACGATGCCCGCGGCCTCGCCGTCGACCGTCGCGAGGAAGGTCTTCTTCCCCTGGCCGGGGTCGTCCTCGAGCCAGTCGTGGTAGATTCGCGGAATGTAGTCGCCGCCGCGATCCGCCCAGATGTCGCCCGTGAAGTCCGCGACGGCCTCGTAGTCGTCGTGGGTCGCCCGACGGATCTCGAGTGTGGAGTCGATGTCTGAATCGGGTGCCATCGTCAGTTGAACAGCCCCATCTGAGGACGTCGTGCGAGAAAGCACTTTACAGATCGATCAACTCGTAGCGGTTTCGTCCAATTACTGCGGTGGCGCGCGCTGGTGCGCGGCGAACGAAGTGTGAGCCGCGCTCCAACGCTGCGCGAGGGATGAGCGAGCGGAGCGCGGCGCATCGCGCCGCGGAAGGGCGAACGGCACAGCCGTGAGCCGAGAGCGAGCGAATCGGCTGGGGAGGGTGTGGAAATCCCCGTTGTCAGCGCGAGCGAAGTGTTCTACTTCGGATTCTTACTCCATACGAAGATCAGCCGTGACAGGCTTGCCACAGGAGAGATCGGGCAAAAATTGTTCGCTGTGCTCCGTCTCGCCTACTCCCAGGGAACCGACCGCTCCTGAATCTCGCCGGCCAGCGAGGTTCCCATCGCCTCCTCGACGTCCTCGCTGTGCTCGAGCGCCCACATCAGCTTCACCTTCGCCGTTCCCGGCAGCGTGTCGCCGGCCTCGATCACGCCGGCCTCGAGCAGGTCCCGACCCGTATCGTAGACCCGGTCGCAGACCCGTCCCTCGAGACACTGGCTGGTCATGACGACGGTCGTGCCGTCGTCGATCAGGTCCTCGATGCGGGGGATGAGGTCGGTGTGGACGTGGCCGAGGCCGGTCCCCTCGATGATCAGTCCCTCGCTCCCTTCGACCACGTCGAGGAAGGCGGGATCCATCCCCGGCGTGAACTTGAGGAGTTCGACGTCGCTCTCGAGGTCGTCGCGCAGCTCGAGGTCTGCCTTCCCCCGCTGCTGGTAGTCGCCTTGGAACTCGACCGCCTCAGTCTCGTAGTCGACGGTCCCCAGCGGCTCCGCGCCGACCGTTTCGAACGCGTCCCGGCGCGAGGTGTGGTTCTTCCGCACGCGCGTCCCGCGGTGGAGCGCGCAGACGTCGTCCGATTCGGAGGCGTGCATGCAGACCAGCACCTCCGCGCAGTCGCTCTTGGCGGCCTCGACGGCCGACACGGCGTTCATCACGTTGTCCGAGGACGGCCGATCCGCCGAGCGCTGGGAGCCGGTGAAGACGATCGGCACGGGCGTCTCGAGCATGAAGGCGAGCGCCGACGCGGAGTACTGCATCGTGTCGGTGCC
It encodes the following:
- a CDS encoding GNAT family N-acetyltransferase — protein: MAPDSDIDSTLEIRRATHDDYEAVADFTGDIWADRGGDYIPRIYHDWLEDDPGQGKKTFLATVDGEAAGIVQGVLLSDDEAWFQSMRVAAEHRRKGVSRRLNEALFEWARERGAAVGRVMIFSWNTASFGAARASGYEPLTEFRFAHPDPDAADLESEADGSYRVSSDPTAAWRYWTHSDAREHLNGLALSPEESWAVRELRRGDLERLADETAVFAVEGSDGLAGAAYRSRTYDQEVDVEDEDSSDSGGANAEPETRTETWAEYGVGAWDDVDAARALFAAIARDAADRGADETRVLIPETARYVTDAPAAGVGVSDEPDFVLGIDLTAD
- the gatD gene encoding Glu-tRNA(Gln) amidotransferase subunit GatD, with protein sequence MNPGDRVRVDRADRTYEGVLLPSSTDDHLVVKLEGGYNVGVDRAEANVEVLAEDVYEIDGTDATGADEDDAGDEGASEIEFDDDLPTISLISTGGTIASTVDYRTGAVTAQFDAEDVLRAVPDLAGRANYRGRVVANILSENMEPPIWQDLARAVREEIDAGADGVVVMHGTDTMQYSASALAFMLETPVPIVFTGSQRSADRPSSDNVMNAVSAVEAAKSDCAEVLVCMHASESDDVCALHRGTRVRKNHTSRRDAFETVGAEPLGTVDYETEAVEFQGDYQQRGKADLELRDDLESDVELLKFTPGMDPAFLDVVEGSEGLIIEGTGLGHVHTDLIPRIEDLIDDGTTVVMTSQCLEGRVCDRVYDTGRDLLEAGVIEAGDTLPGTAKVKLMWALEHSEDVEEAMGTSLAGEIQERSVPWE